The DNA sequence GCCAACCTCCTCGCCTTCCGGTGTGAGGGCCCGGAACGCGGCGCCTGTGGAAAAGACAGAGAGGAGGGCCGACCAGTGGGACCGGGAGAAGTCACGCTCTGCCGCGGGGCCGGGCATCAGGAAGGGGCCGTCGGCGGCAAGGTGGGTGGTGGCGAGGAGGTGGTCGACGATAGCCCCGGCGTCGTCGGGCCCGATGCCGGCAAGGACCGGAGACGAGAGAAGGGAGGAAAGGAGGGAGCGGCGCGGGAGACGTCCCGCACCGATGAGGGCGAGGAAAAGTTGCTGGACAAAGACCGTGTACGGGAGGGAGGGTGGTCTGAGGGGTTCGACCTCACGCCGCGCCGCCGCTTCGATCGCGCCGGCCGCCAGGAGGAGGTCGAGGTCCGACCCGAGGACAAAGGCCATCCGCGCGGCCCCGCCGCGCCTGCCTGTGCGGCCGAGGCGCTGAAGGAAGGAGGAGACGGAGGCCGGGGGGCCGACCTGCACGACAAGGTCGAGGCCGCCGATGTCGATGCCGAGTTCCAGGGTGCTCGTGCAGATGACGCAGGAGGAGGGGACGGAGAGGGAGTCCTCGGCCTCCCGGCGCACCGCAGCAGAGAGGGACGAGTGGTGGACGGAGAGGCGATCGACCCTCCCTTTGAGGGCGGTGGCAAGTCCTTCGGCCTCGCTCCGACTCCGCACAAAGACGAGGGCCCGTTTGCCGGCGACCAGGCCGGCGACGGCGGCGGCCTGCTCCTCCTTCCCCACGGCAAGGGAGAAGGAGAACTGCTTCTTCCCGGGCCTGACCGGAGAGGCGACAAGGCCGGCCTCGCGGCCGGGACCGGAGAGCCAGGCAAGGATCTCGCCGGGGTTGCCGACCGTGGCCGAGAGGCCGATCCTCTGGAGGGGCCGGCCGGCGAGACGGTCGAGACGGTCGAGGAGACACCGGATCTGGACGCCGCGCAGGTCGGCGGCAAAGGCGTGGACCTCGTCGACGACGACGAACCTGAGGTGCGCAAGGTCGGGCCTGAGAGAGCGGTCGAGGAGGATCACCTCCAGGGACTCGGGCGTCGTGAGGAGAATGTGGGGCGGGTCGCCGCCCGACCAGGAGCGTTCGCCCTTTCCGACGTCGCCGTGCCACTTTGCGACCGAGAGACCGGCAGGGGTGCATATCTCCAGCATCCTCTCCTCCTGGTCGTTGATCAGGGCCTTCAGGGGGGAGAGGCAGAGGCAGGCGACGCCGGCAAGACCGCCCTTCAGGACGGCATCGATCACCGGGATGAGCGCTGCCTCGGTCTTGCCCCCGGCCGTGCCGGCGACGACAAGGAGGTCGCGGCCGTCGGCGGCGGCCTGGCAGGCCGCCTCCTGCACCGGGCGCAGGTCGTCCCAGCCGAGGCGGCCGGCAATAATGCCCTGAAGAGTGGGATGGAGGGAGGAGAAGACGGCCGACATGGAGAAAAGTGCGGTCTTCGTCCATAACAAGTTTTCATCGCCGGAGAGCAAACCATCATATATGAGGACAGAGAGGCACTACCATGCCTCTCAGCAAGGAGTCGGCACGGCCCATCGTGCCCGGTGCAGCGCCGCTCACCAGAAGGGAGATGCTGGCCCTCCTCCCCGACGTGCCGGGGTGGTGCCTGGAGAACGGACGGTTGAGACGGAGGTTCGTCTTCAGGTCCGTCGGGGAGGCGTGCACCTTCATCAACGAGGTCATCGCCCTTGGATCGGAAAGCGCCAGCCACTACCCGGACATCTGTCTCAGGAAATACCACGAGGTGGAGGTCTCCTGGTACACCCACTCATCAGGCGGGTTGACACGGACAGACTTCGTCCTTGCCGCACAACTGGGGGAGAGGACAGGGCCGAAAGGGTTATTCAGATAATCCAAACACTTTCTCACCGGCGCACGGGAAAATAGGGCAATGTCAAAGGTGAGCACGCCCTCTTTCAGGGCGGCAACCCTCGCGCTTCTTTACC is a window from the Methanofollis sp. genome containing:
- a CDS encoding DEAD/DEAH box helicase gives rise to the protein MLWTKTALFSMSAVFSSLHPTLQGIIAGRLGWDDLRPVQEAACQAAADGRDLLVVAGTAGGKTEAALIPVIDAVLKGGLAGVACLCLSPLKALINDQEERMLEICTPAGLSVAKWHGDVGKGERSWSGGDPPHILLTTPESLEVILLDRSLRPDLAHLRFVVVDEVHAFAADLRGVQIRCLLDRLDRLAGRPLQRIGLSATVGNPGEILAWLSGPGREAGLVASPVRPGKKQFSFSLAVGKEEQAAAVAGLVAGKRALVFVRSRSEAEGLATALKGRVDRLSVHHSSLSAAVRREAEDSLSVPSSCVICTSTLELGIDIGGLDLVVQVGPPASVSSFLQRLGRTGRRGGAARMAFVLGSDLDLLLAAGAIEAAARREVEPLRPPSLPYTVFVQQLFLALIGAGRLPRRSLLSSLLSSPVLAGIGPDDAGAIVDHLLATTHLAADGPFLMPGPAAERDFSRSHWSALLSVFSTGAAFRALTPEGEEVGDLDARFVAGGVGTVCTLGGRRWRIIALDPGHRIATVVGEGG
- a CDS encoding 4a-hydroxytetrahydrobiopterin dehydratase, which gives rise to MPLSKESARPIVPGAAPLTRREMLALLPDVPGWCLENGRLRRRFVFRSVGEACTFINEVIALGSESASHYPDICLRKYHEVEVSWYTHSSGGLTRTDFVLAAQLGERTGPKGLFR